Proteins encoded by one window of Chondromyces crocatus:
- a CDS encoding FAD-dependent oxidoreductase, with translation MARSVRNKDPLLGRHAVVIGGSMAGLLAARVLSDHFERVTIIERDVISTEPAPRKGVPQARHVHVLLARGLDVLGELFPGVGDELAAAGAERIDFGTDMRWQSFGTWKVCFPRGLRCSFQSRALLEAVVRRRALALDGVRLRDGLRATGLATDPSGRRITGVRVEGGLADELIPAELVVDTSGRGSRMPTWLETLGYAAPEEASVRVHVGYASRIYRRPEPAPGSWRALYMLGTEPGHRAGVISPIEGGRWMVTLIGLLKDYPPADERGFLEFARGLASDELYQAIRGAEPLTDIASHRFPSHVWRRYDRLARLPEGLAVLGDALCSINPVYGQGMTTGALSALTLDRCLHEQRRARHTRPGEELCGLTRRFQSRVAEVVEAPWRIATGEDLRFPEVEGERSRSQTLLNWYARHVHGLCGYDPEVTARFCRVQHMLAGPLALFHPRVAIAVLRRQLGLDHPHAFGA, from the coding sequence ATGGCTCGATCTGTCCGCAACAAGGATCCTCTTCTGGGCCGGCATGCCGTCGTCATCGGCGGCAGCATGGCCGGGCTGCTCGCGGCGCGCGTGCTCTCCGATCACTTCGAGAGGGTGACGATCATCGAGCGCGACGTGATCTCCACGGAACCCGCGCCGCGCAAGGGCGTGCCGCAGGCGCGGCATGTCCACGTGCTCCTCGCACGCGGGCTCGATGTGCTGGGCGAGCTGTTCCCGGGGGTCGGCGACGAGCTCGCCGCCGCCGGGGCCGAGCGCATCGACTTCGGGACGGACATGCGCTGGCAGTCGTTCGGGACCTGGAAGGTCTGTTTCCCCCGAGGGCTGCGCTGCTCGTTCCAGAGCCGCGCGCTGCTGGAGGCGGTGGTCCGGCGACGCGCGCTCGCGCTCGACGGGGTGCGCCTGCGCGACGGGCTGCGCGCGACCGGTCTCGCGACGGATCCGTCAGGCCGGCGCATCACCGGGGTGCGGGTCGAAGGGGGGCTCGCCGACGAGCTGATCCCGGCCGAGCTGGTGGTCGACACGAGCGGGCGTGGCTCCCGCATGCCGACCTGGCTCGAGACGCTCGGCTACGCGGCGCCCGAGGAGGCCTCGGTGCGGGTCCACGTGGGCTACGCGAGCCGCATCTACCGGCGACCCGAGCCAGCACCAGGCTCCTGGAGGGCGCTGTACATGCTGGGCACCGAGCCAGGCCACCGCGCCGGCGTCATCTCGCCCATCGAGGGGGGCCGCTGGATGGTGACGCTGATCGGCCTGCTCAAGGACTATCCCCCCGCCGACGAGCGCGGGTTCCTGGAGTTCGCGCGCGGGCTGGCCTCGGATGAGCTGTACCAGGCGATCCGCGGCGCCGAGCCGCTGACCGACATCGCCAGCCACAGGTTCCCGTCCCATGTCTGGCGACGTTACGACCGGCTGGCGCGCTTGCCCGAGGGGCTGGCGGTGCTGGGCGACGCGCTCTGCAGCATCAACCCGGTCTATGGTCAGGGCATGACCACCGGCGCCCTCTCCGCGCTGACGCTCGATCGCTGCCTGCACGAGCAGCGCCGCGCGCGGCACACGCGTCCGGGCGAAGAGTTGTGCGGGCTCACGCGGCGATTCCAGTCCCGCGTCGCCGAGGTGGTCGAGGCGCCGTGGCGCATCGCGACCGGCGAGGATCTGCGGTTCCCGGAGGTCGAAGGAGAGCGCTCGCGCTCGCAGACGCTGCTCAACTGGTACGCTCGACACGTGCATGGGCTCTGCGGCTACGACCCCGAGGTGACGGCGCGGTTCTGCCGCGTGCAGCACATGCTCGCCGGGCCGCTCGCGCTGTTTCACCCGCGGGTGGCGATCGCAGTGCTGCGCCGTCAGCTGGGCCTCGACCACCCGCATGCCT
- a CDS encoding serine/threonine protein kinase encodes MAEQQRYRVIKRLASGGMAEVFVAESAGIEGFKKRVAIKRVLPHLSKKDQFVAMFLDEARLSAQLSHSNVVSVFDIGVGDGAYFIVMEYVDGADLRNVNEHRKKIGRTIPVEVATFICAKICQGLAYAHEVSTPDGTPLQIVHRDITPANILITKHGEVKIVDFGLAKATSQLARSDPGIIKGKFGYLAPETVLESGVDHRVDIFAVGIMLWELLAGRRLFQGDTDFATVRLVRDAVIPPLSKINPEVPPELDQLLGKALAKDPTQRYGTARELGRDLVRLLYGMGRPVNEDDVAGLVRSAMGTPAHHIDPTQKIAEMIDLTLLEFKSLAKEESDGEGIDPGVISLNLSVFGEPHGSQSPSIDEPLELGGLADELEGPESMPDNTDASRSTGWFSRWLR; translated from the coding sequence ATGGCGGAGCAGCAACGATACCGGGTCATCAAGCGACTTGCCTCGGGCGGTATGGCCGAGGTGTTCGTGGCCGAGAGCGCAGGGATCGAGGGGTTCAAGAAGCGCGTCGCGATCAAGCGCGTGCTCCCTCACCTGAGCAAGAAGGACCAGTTCGTCGCGATGTTCCTGGACGAGGCGCGGCTGTCGGCTCAGCTCTCGCACTCGAACGTCGTCTCCGTCTTCGACATCGGCGTCGGCGACGGCGCGTACTTCATCGTCATGGAGTACGTCGACGGGGCCGATCTCCGGAACGTGAACGAGCACCGGAAGAAGATCGGTCGGACGATCCCCGTCGAAGTGGCGACGTTCATTTGCGCAAAGATCTGTCAGGGGCTGGCTTACGCGCATGAGGTCTCCACGCCGGATGGCACGCCGCTCCAGATCGTCCACCGTGACATCACGCCGGCGAACATCCTGATCACCAAGCATGGTGAGGTGAAAATCGTGGATTTCGGGCTGGCCAAGGCGACCAGCCAGCTCGCGCGGAGCGACCCGGGCATCATCAAGGGGAAGTTCGGCTACCTCGCGCCTGAGACGGTGCTGGAGTCGGGCGTCGATCATCGGGTCGATATTTTCGCCGTCGGCATCATGCTGTGGGAGCTGCTCGCGGGGCGCCGCCTGTTCCAGGGCGACACCGACTTCGCGACCGTGCGGCTGGTGCGAGATGCCGTGATACCGCCCCTGTCGAAGATCAACCCGGAGGTGCCCCCGGAGCTGGATCAGCTTCTCGGCAAGGCGCTCGCGAAGGACCCTACTCAGCGCTACGGTACGGCGCGCGAGCTGGGGCGGGATCTCGTTCGCTTGCTCTACGGGATGGGTCGTCCCGTCAACGAGGACGATGTCGCCGGGCTCGTGCGCAGCGCCATGGGAACGCCAGCGCACCACATCGATCCGACGCAGAAGATCGCCGAGATGATCGATCTGACGCTGCTCGAGTTCAAATCGCTGGCGAAGGAAGAGAGCGACGGCGAGGGGATCGACCCGGGTGTCATCAGCCTGAACCTGAGCGTCTTCGGTGAGCCGCACGGCAGCCAGAGCCCTTCGATCGACGAGCCTCTGGAGCTGGGTGGTCTGGCGGACGAGCTGGAAGGCCCCGAGTCGATGCCCGACAATACGGACGCGTCGCGCTCCACGGGGTGGTTCTCGCGCTGGCTGCGCTAG
- the lon gene encoding endopeptidase La, whose translation MPERRSLPVLALRDTVLYPGIATPITVGRLKTLRAVEAALRAEGEEKRLFAVAQRDAAEEPTTEGLYHVGVVARITQVQRFGAGLQIILSCETRATALQYTEVSGVMRAVTVELADLPPMIDAAANEEALTREVRDQAVVYGRRRGAPEDVLRQFVSTLHDGKELVNHVAFYLDLETAEKQALLETLSNDQRLERLNEHLHHQIEIAEAQERIRTSVEEELGERQREMYLREQLRAIQKELGESDEEVSAERLEQKLEKAGLPEETAREVRRELNRLKRMGRETSPEAQQLMSWLEWVADLPWNERTPDHVDLDEARRILDEEHYALGDVKDRVLEFLAVRKLRADQTPEGDARSRAISRGPILLFLGPPGTGKTSIAESIAHALGRKYVRVALGGARDEADIRGHRRTYVGALPGRILQGMKRVGSKNPVVVLDEIDKLGVSYQGDPASALLEVLDPAQNHGFVDHYLGLPFDLSEVLFICTANLRDGIPGPLFDRMETIAFAGYTEVEKHEIARRYLLPRQLDENGLREGQLAVADPALRELITSYTREAGVRQLERSIGALARKAARRIATNEIERAEILSALSVRELLGRSLVRPERRLLRDAAGVVTGMYYTPMGGDIMHVEATVMPGKGEFILTGQLGDVMKESGRAALSYARAHAGGLGIPARRLQGHDVHLHVPAGAVPKDGPSAGVPIAVALVSALSGRPVRSDVAMTGEITLRGTVLPIGGIKEKVLGAHRAGIPEIILPAENEADLDDLPVDVRSSLQFHLVEHLDQAIALCLRARPLRAETDEGEETSRTYARAS comes from the coding sequence ATGCCCGAGCGCCGATCGCTCCCCGTTCTCGCCTTGCGCGACACCGTTCTGTATCCCGGCATCGCCACCCCGATCACGGTGGGTCGCCTGAAGACCCTGCGGGCCGTGGAGGCCGCACTCCGCGCCGAAGGCGAAGAGAAGCGGCTCTTCGCGGTCGCCCAGCGCGACGCCGCGGAGGAGCCGACCACGGAGGGCCTCTATCACGTGGGGGTCGTCGCGCGGATCACCCAGGTGCAGCGCTTCGGCGCGGGCCTCCAGATCATCCTGTCCTGCGAGACGCGGGCGACCGCGCTGCAATACACCGAGGTGAGCGGGGTCATGCGGGCGGTCACGGTCGAGCTGGCCGACCTGCCCCCGATGATCGACGCCGCCGCAAACGAGGAGGCGCTCACCCGGGAGGTCCGCGACCAGGCCGTGGTCTACGGTCGGCGGCGCGGCGCGCCGGAGGACGTGCTGAGGCAGTTCGTCAGCACCCTCCATGACGGCAAGGAGCTGGTGAACCACGTCGCCTTCTACCTGGACCTGGAGACCGCCGAGAAGCAGGCGCTCCTGGAGACCCTCTCGAACGATCAGCGGCTGGAGCGCCTCAACGAGCACCTGCACCACCAGATCGAGATCGCAGAGGCGCAGGAGCGCATCCGGACCAGCGTCGAGGAGGAGCTGGGAGAGCGGCAGCGGGAGATGTACCTGCGCGAGCAGCTCCGGGCGATCCAGAAGGAGCTGGGCGAGTCGGACGAGGAGGTCAGTGCCGAGCGGCTGGAGCAGAAGCTGGAGAAAGCCGGTCTGCCCGAGGAGACGGCGCGCGAGGTGCGCCGCGAGCTGAACCGGCTGAAGCGCATGGGGCGCGAGACGTCCCCCGAGGCGCAGCAGCTCATGAGCTGGCTGGAGTGGGTGGCCGACCTGCCCTGGAACGAGCGCACGCCGGACCACGTGGACCTGGACGAGGCGCGGCGCATCCTGGACGAGGAGCACTACGCGCTCGGGGACGTGAAGGACCGGGTGCTGGAGTTCCTGGCGGTGCGCAAGCTCCGGGCCGATCAGACGCCCGAAGGCGATGCGCGGAGCCGGGCGATCTCGCGCGGGCCGATCCTGCTCTTCCTGGGCCCTCCTGGTACGGGCAAGACGTCGATCGCGGAGTCGATCGCGCACGCCCTCGGGCGCAAGTACGTGCGCGTGGCGCTCGGTGGCGCGCGGGACGAGGCGGACATCCGCGGCCACCGGCGCACGTACGTCGGCGCGCTGCCAGGGAGGATCCTGCAAGGGATGAAGCGGGTGGGGTCGAAGAACCCCGTCGTGGTGCTCGACGAGATCGACAAGCTGGGGGTCTCGTACCAGGGCGACCCGGCCTCGGCGCTGCTCGAGGTGCTGGACCCGGCGCAGAACCATGGGTTCGTGGATCACTACCTGGGGCTGCCCTTCGACCTGTCGGAGGTGCTGTTCATCTGCACGGCCAACCTGCGCGACGGCATCCCGGGGCCCCTGTTCGACCGGATGGAGACGATCGCGTTCGCTGGCTACACCGAGGTGGAGAAGCACGAGATCGCACGCCGGTACCTGCTGCCGAGGCAGCTCGACGAGAACGGGCTGCGGGAGGGTCAGCTCGCGGTGGCCGACCCGGCGCTGCGGGAGCTGATCACGTCGTACACGCGCGAGGCGGGGGTGCGACAGCTCGAGCGCTCGATCGGGGCGCTGGCGCGCAAGGCTGCGCGTCGGATCGCGACGAACGAGATCGAGCGGGCGGAGATCCTGTCGGCCCTGTCGGTGCGGGAGCTGCTCGGCAGGTCGCTGGTGCGGCCGGAGCGGCGGCTCCTGCGCGACGCCGCCGGGGTGGTGACCGGGATGTACTACACGCCCATGGGCGGCGACATCATGCACGTGGAGGCCACGGTGATGCCCGGGAAGGGCGAGTTCATCCTCACGGGTCAGCTCGGCGACGTGATGAAAGAGAGCGGCCGCGCTGCCCTGTCCTATGCACGAGCGCACGCGGGCGGGCTGGGCATCCCCGCGCGTCGGCTCCAGGGGCATGACGTCCACCTGCACGTCCCCGCGGGGGCAGTCCCCAAGGACGGGCCCTCGGCTGGCGTGCCCATCGCGGTCGCGCTGGTGAGCGCGCTGTCCGGGCGCCCGGTGCGCAGCGACGTGGCCATGACCGGCGAGATCACCCTGCGTGGGACGGTGCTGCCCATCGGCGGGATCAAGGAGAAGGTGCTCGGCGCGCACCGGGCAGGGATCCCCGAGATCATCCTCCCCGCGGAGAACGAAGCGGACCTCGACGATCTGCCGGTGGATGTGCGCAGCTCGCTCCAGTTTCACCTGGTCGAGCACCTGGATCAGGCCATCGCGCTCTGCCTCCGTGCTCGGCCTCTTCGCGCCGAGACCGATGAGGGAGAAGAGACCTCTCGGACCTACGCGCGGGCCTCCTAG
- a CDS encoding alpha/beta fold hydrolase encodes MRRWVPDEGIARRGVVHIVHGMAEHGGRYARFAEALTAAGWVVYAGDVRGHGRTARTDDELGIFAPEGGFHRVVRDQEQLLRHEQEENPGLPLVIFGHSMGSFIAQRALMERSIDVRGAVLSGSSGKPSPLALVAQTIAKLEHKRLGSRGRSPLLLKMIFGTFNAAFKPNRTGFDWLTTVAAEVDTYAADNRCGFTPTASLWLDVMGGTDEITRPEMQARLPAELPMYLFAGSEDPLSDGAKGVLQLARSLRKAGLRHVELRIYPGGRHEMLNEANHPEVTREILAWLDAKVPASQPQVS; translated from the coding sequence GTGCGCCGCTGGGTCCCCGACGAGGGCATCGCCCGCCGTGGTGTGGTGCACATCGTCCATGGGATGGCCGAGCACGGTGGTCGCTATGCACGCTTCGCCGAGGCGCTGACCGCTGCGGGCTGGGTGGTGTATGCGGGTGACGTCCGTGGCCACGGCCGCACCGCGCGCACCGACGACGAGCTCGGAATCTTCGCGCCCGAGGGCGGCTTCCACCGGGTCGTCCGCGATCAGGAGCAGCTCCTCCGCCACGAGCAAGAGGAGAACCCTGGCCTGCCGCTGGTGATCTTCGGGCACAGCATGGGTTCCTTCATTGCTCAGCGCGCCCTCATGGAACGCAGCATCGACGTGCGGGGGGCTGTGCTCTCCGGTAGCAGCGGCAAGCCGAGCCCCCTCGCCCTGGTGGCCCAGACCATCGCCAAGCTCGAGCACAAGCGCCTCGGCTCGCGTGGCCGCAGCCCCCTCCTGCTCAAGATGATCTTCGGGACCTTCAACGCGGCGTTCAAGCCCAACCGCACGGGCTTCGACTGGCTCACCACGGTCGCCGCCGAGGTCGACACCTACGCGGCCGACAACCGCTGCGGTTTCACCCCAACGGCGAGCCTGTGGCTCGACGTGATGGGTGGCACGGACGAGATCACCCGACCGGAAATGCAGGCGCGGCTCCCCGCGGAACTCCCGATGTACCTGTTCGCCGGCAGCGAAGACCCCCTGAGCGACGGCGCCAAGGGCGTCCTCCAGCTCGCGCGGTCCCTCCGCAAGGCCGGCCTCCGGCACGTGGAGCTGCGCATCTACCCCGGGGGGCGCCACGAGATGCTCAACGAGGCGAACCATCCCGAGGTCACGCGCGAGATCCTGGCCTGGCTCGACGCCAAGGTGCCCGCCTCGCAGCCCCAGGTGAGCTGA
- the typA gene encoding translational GTPase TypA, which produces MAQNQLRNIAIVAHVDHGKTTLVDHMLRQAGAFRENEELVERVMDSNDLERERGITILAKNTSVRYKGVKINIVDTPGHADFGGEVERTLMMADGAILLVDAAEGPLPQTRFVLSKCLERRFPVLLVVNKIDRSDARPHEVLSEVFDLFCDLEATDTQLDFPTLYAIGKLGQAKKELTDEAKDLVPLFETILAKVPAPAGDPEGPLQIIVCNTAHDDYVGKLAVGRVVRGTVRASEEVVVLGETGQTRGNVKMLYAFEGLKRVSVTQASAGEVVAVAGLEAATIGDTITVASAPEALPRIVVEEPTIKMRIGVNTSPFAGKSKQSKFLTSRHLKDRLEREAMRNLAIRVEPTESPDTFLVLGRGELQLAILVETMRREGYEVQLSNPEVVTREVNGETMEPVELVVVDVPETFVGVVTERLSTRRGRMVKMTNPGFGRARLEFKVPSRGLIGFRGEFLTSTRGTGLLNTMFDGWAPWGGPMMRRPTGAIVADRMGVATPYALHHLQPRGQFFLLPGVEVYEGMIVGEHNRANDTDCNVIKEKKLSNVRNHGKDENVLLAPPKVLTIETAMEWIDADELVEVTPEAVRVRKRVLECNKRDRREDAIEQAQAVT; this is translated from the coding sequence ATGGCTCAGAACCAGCTCCGCAACATCGCCATCGTGGCCCACGTCGACCACGGTAAGACCACACTCGTCGATCACATGCTCCGGCAGGCAGGCGCCTTCCGCGAAAATGAAGAGCTCGTCGAGCGGGTCATGGACTCCAACGACCTCGAGCGTGAACGCGGGATCACCATCCTCGCGAAGAACACGAGCGTCCGCTACAAAGGCGTCAAGATCAACATCGTGGACACGCCAGGCCACGCCGACTTCGGCGGCGAGGTGGAGCGCACGCTGATGATGGCCGACGGGGCCATCCTGCTGGTGGACGCGGCCGAGGGGCCGCTGCCTCAGACGCGGTTCGTGCTGTCGAAGTGCCTGGAGCGGCGGTTCCCGGTGCTCCTCGTGGTGAACAAGATCGATCGCTCCGACGCGCGGCCCCACGAGGTGCTGTCCGAGGTATTCGATCTGTTCTGCGACCTGGAGGCGACGGACACGCAGCTCGACTTCCCGACGCTGTACGCGATCGGCAAGCTGGGCCAGGCCAAGAAGGAGCTGACGGACGAGGCGAAGGACCTCGTGCCGCTGTTCGAGACCATCCTGGCGAAGGTGCCGGCGCCCGCGGGCGATCCGGAAGGGCCGCTGCAGATCATCGTCTGCAACACCGCGCACGACGACTACGTCGGCAAACTCGCCGTGGGGCGGGTGGTGCGCGGGACGGTGCGGGCCTCGGAGGAGGTCGTGGTCCTCGGTGAGACGGGGCAGACGCGCGGCAACGTGAAGATGCTTTACGCCTTCGAGGGGCTGAAGCGGGTGTCGGTGACCCAGGCGTCGGCCGGTGAGGTGGTGGCGGTCGCGGGGCTGGAGGCGGCGACGATCGGTGACACGATCACCGTGGCCTCGGCACCGGAGGCGCTGCCGCGGATCGTGGTGGAAGAGCCGACGATCAAGATGCGTATCGGGGTGAACACCTCGCCGTTCGCCGGGAAGAGCAAGCAGTCGAAGTTCCTGACCAGCCGCCACCTGAAGGACCGGCTGGAGCGGGAGGCGATGCGCAACCTGGCCATCCGGGTGGAACCCACCGAGTCGCCCGACACGTTCCTCGTGCTGGGGCGCGGCGAGCTGCAGCTCGCGATCCTGGTGGAGACGATGCGCCGCGAAGGCTACGAGGTGCAGCTCTCCAACCCCGAGGTGGTCACCCGCGAGGTGAACGGGGAGACCATGGAGCCGGTGGAGCTGGTCGTGGTCGACGTGCCGGAGACCTTCGTCGGCGTGGTGACCGAGCGGCTGAGCACGCGGCGCGGCCGGATGGTGAAGATGACCAACCCGGGCTTCGGCCGGGCGCGCCTGGAGTTCAAGGTGCCGTCGCGGGGGCTGATCGGCTTCCGGGGCGAGTTCCTGACCTCGACCCGTGGGACAGGGCTCTTGAACACCATGTTCGACGGGTGGGCCCCCTGGGGCGGACCGATGATGCGGCGGCCGACGGGAGCGATCGTCGCCGACCGGATGGGCGTGGCGACGCCGTACGCGCTGCACCACCTGCAGCCGCGCGGGCAGTTCTTCCTCTTGCCGGGCGTGGAGGTCTACGAGGGGATGATCGTGGGCGAGCACAACCGCGCCAACGACACGGACTGCAACGTGATCAAGGAGAAGAAGCTCTCCAACGTGCGCAACCACGGCAAGGACGAGAACGTCCTGCTCGCGCCGCCGAAGGTGCTGACCATCGAGACGGCGATGGAGTGGATCGACGCCGACGAGCTGGTCGAGGTGACGCCGGAGGCGGTGCGGGTGCGCAAGCGCGTGCTGGAGTGCAACAAGCGCGATCGGCGCGAGGACGCCATCGAGCAGGCGCAGGCCGTGACCTGA
- a CDS encoding hotdog fold thioesterase: MDLALLKVVVEQKIPFNHFMGVQAVSIEHGRVRLELPFREELLGDWVRKAIHGGVISMLADVAGGFAIWSTLDDPTARVSTIDLRVDYLRPGKPERLVAEGIIVRVGGRVGVSDIRLFHPDAEDQLVATGKGVYAIKVPKSH, encoded by the coding sequence ATGGACCTCGCGCTTCTCAAGGTGGTGGTCGAGCAGAAGATCCCCTTCAACCACTTCATGGGCGTCCAGGCCGTCTCGATCGAGCATGGCCGCGTCCGCCTGGAACTCCCCTTCCGAGAAGAGCTGCTCGGTGACTGGGTCCGCAAGGCGATCCACGGCGGCGTCATCAGCATGCTCGCCGACGTCGCGGGAGGCTTCGCCATCTGGTCGACCCTCGACGACCCCACCGCCCGGGTCTCCACCATCGACCTGCGCGTCGACTACCTGCGCCCCGGCAAGCCCGAGCGCCTCGTCGCCGAGGGCATCATCGTGCGCGTCGGCGGCCGCGTCGGCGTCTCCGACATTCGCCTCTTCCACCCCGACGCCGAGGACCAGCTCGTCGCCACCGGCAAGGGCGTCTACGCCATCAAGGTGCCAAAATCCCACTGA
- a CDS encoding type 1 glutamine amidotransferase domain-containing protein, which yields MQRENKRDIHGKRVALLVDDGFEQVELTEPMKALEQAGAKPVIVSPQEGKVKGWKHTEWGDEFPVDVQLDEARAEDFDALVLPGGVMNPDHLRANREAVAFVRAFFDAGKPVAAICHGPWTLIDAGVVKGKKLTSYESIKTDLINAGANWVDEEVVTDMGLVTSRKPDDLPAFNRKMIEEIAEGPHLGRRRAA from the coding sequence ATGCAGCGAGAGAACAAGCGAGACATTCACGGCAAGCGGGTGGCCCTGCTGGTCGACGATGGGTTCGAGCAGGTCGAGCTGACCGAACCGATGAAGGCGCTGGAGCAGGCGGGGGCGAAGCCGGTGATCGTGTCGCCGCAAGAGGGCAAGGTGAAGGGCTGGAAGCACACGGAGTGGGGCGATGAGTTCCCGGTCGATGTGCAGCTCGACGAGGCGCGGGCCGAGGACTTCGACGCACTGGTGCTGCCCGGCGGGGTGATGAACCCGGACCACCTGCGGGCGAACCGGGAGGCCGTGGCCTTCGTGCGGGCGTTCTTCGACGCGGGCAAGCCGGTGGCGGCCATCTGTCACGGGCCGTGGACGCTGATCGATGCGGGCGTGGTGAAGGGGAAGAAGCTTACGTCCTACGAGTCGATCAAGACGGACCTGATCAACGCGGGGGCGAACTGGGTGGACGAGGAGGTGGTCACGGACATGGGGCTGGTGACCAGCCGGAAGCCGGACGATCTGCCAGCGTTCAACCGGAAGATGATCGAGGAGATCGCCGAGGGGCCGCACCTCGGAAGGCGACGCGCTGCCTGA
- a CDS encoding L,D-transpeptidase, with translation MSLRSVVVLLPFVPAFACGSALEGEGGAVAPRTARVAKVEPAGATEGAAVEGVRGAVASSSQAGERSSDVGGGAGGAAERTGDEATSAGHQATPRSEEREASTGTPAAAPVDDRPRLTSQGYVTWIWPTPARGDKYLGYVRNGGSVALRSTEAVRGQGCPGGYLPVEPRGYVCVDRTVTLAPASRSVAIAEATQGKVGAFPYRYALSNGAPMYNRIPSRAEQARFEAKFGKVGSFRPLPKTLSGHEALAVVEPIPATDGLPEFLSGGQGLSDRMGLVRQDIPLGSMVSFTRVFEAEGRAWLMSADNTLVPADRVRPFKPSTFQGVRLGGEVKLPIAWFRKEARPRWRATAGGGLEAAGGSFEVRTFVQLTGQRVERGGRVFLETRERDAGGAALFVAEDDATVVEAREKLPGGVAEGQKWIHVRVTQGTLTAYVGNTPVFATLMSPGAGGVSVPGRDPVKDSTTPRGTFYVTFKDRAATMSPEKGENRSFWIADVPHTQYFNPPFALHAAYWHERFGEPTSAGCVNVSPIDAEWLFGWSDPQVPEGWQGVTGAGATKENGPTTAIVVHR, from the coding sequence ATGTCGTTGCGATCCGTGGTGGTGCTGCTTCCTTTCGTGCCTGCGTTCGCCTGTGGCTCTGCGCTGGAGGGAGAAGGGGGGGCCGTGGCGCCGCGCACGGCGAGAGTGGCCAAGGTCGAACCCGCGGGAGCCACAGAGGGGGCGGCGGTGGAAGGGGTTCGCGGCGCGGTGGCGTCCTCGTCCCAGGCAGGTGAGCGCTCCAGCGACGTCGGCGGTGGTGCTGGAGGAGCGGCAGAGCGCACTGGCGATGAGGCGACGTCGGCTGGGCACCAGGCGACGCCGCGCTCGGAGGAGCGCGAGGCCAGCACGGGGACGCCCGCCGCGGCGCCAGTCGACGACAGGCCGAGGCTGACCAGCCAGGGGTACGTGACGTGGATCTGGCCGACGCCGGCGCGCGGGGACAAGTACCTGGGCTACGTGCGCAACGGGGGCTCGGTGGCGCTGCGGAGCACGGAGGCGGTGCGGGGACAGGGGTGCCCTGGGGGGTATCTGCCGGTGGAGCCGCGGGGGTACGTCTGCGTCGACCGGACGGTGACGCTCGCGCCTGCGTCGCGGAGCGTGGCGATCGCGGAGGCGACGCAGGGGAAGGTGGGGGCATTCCCGTACCGCTATGCGCTGTCGAACGGGGCGCCGATGTACAACCGGATCCCTTCGCGCGCGGAGCAGGCGCGGTTCGAGGCGAAGTTCGGGAAGGTGGGGTCGTTCCGGCCGCTGCCGAAGACGCTGAGCGGGCACGAGGCGCTGGCGGTGGTGGAGCCGATCCCGGCGACGGACGGGCTGCCGGAGTTCCTCTCGGGAGGGCAAGGGCTGAGCGATCGGATGGGGCTGGTGCGGCAGGACATTCCGCTGGGTTCGATGGTGTCGTTCACGCGGGTGTTCGAGGCCGAGGGACGGGCATGGTTGATGTCGGCGGACAACACGCTGGTGCCTGCGGATCGGGTGCGGCCGTTCAAGCCGAGCACGTTCCAGGGGGTGCGGCTGGGGGGTGAGGTGAAGCTGCCGATCGCATGGTTCCGGAAGGAGGCGCGGCCGCGATGGCGCGCGACGGCAGGGGGTGGGCTCGAGGCGGCGGGGGGATCGTTCGAGGTGCGGACCTTCGTGCAGCTCACGGGGCAGCGGGTGGAGCGCGGGGGGCGGGTGTTCCTGGAGACGCGGGAGCGGGACGCGGGAGGCGCGGCGCTGTTCGTGGCCGAGGACGACGCAACGGTGGTGGAGGCGCGGGAGAAGCTGCCCGGGGGCGTCGCCGAGGGGCAGAAGTGGATCCACGTGCGCGTGACGCAGGGGACGCTGACGGCCTACGTGGGGAATACGCCGGTGTTCGCGACGCTGATGTCGCCCGGCGCGGGCGGGGTGTCGGTGCCGGGGCGGGATCCGGTGAAGGACAGCACGACGCCGCGAGGGACGTTCTACGTGACGTTCAAGGATCGGGCGGCAACGATGTCGCCGGAGAAGGGGGAGAACCGGAGCTTCTGGATCGCGGATGTGCCGCACACGCAGTACTTCAACCCGCCCTTCGCGCTGCACGCGGCGTACTGGCACGAGCGGTTCGGGGAGCCGACGAGCGCGGGGTGCGTGAATGTGTCGCCGATCGATGCGGAGTGGCTGTTCGGGTGGAGCGATCCGCAGGTGCCGGAGGGGTGGCAGGGGGTGACGGGGGCGGGGGCGACGAAGGAGAACGGGCCGACGACGGCCATCGTGGTGCACCGCTGA